In Burkholderia savannae, one genomic interval encodes:
- a CDS encoding enoyl-CoA hydratase/isomerase family protein has protein sequence MKHLQIERSGRVLTVSFDNPPLNFLTMAMMREFKRTLDDIARDASIGAVVVTSARPGVFLTHFDVGEIKAIAQGLSIAVPPAVTGAMMRIESACSRVPGVRRLIERTPLAGVAQMNLFHEVTARMRAMDKVFIAAVNGRAMGGGCEIALACDLRLMADGSVDGGQILAQPEIFIGLLPGGGGTQMLARSVGIARALELCLDGRLLSPREAFELGLVNRVVPGERLRDETMALAERLARRASHSVRAIKRAIYDGASLPFRDGMAVEKAGFLSAATQGRTRHAMAAYADHVSSLIEDGEDISVDQLRTWIDGVAVDFSR, from the coding sequence ATGAAGCATCTGCAGATCGAGCGCAGCGGGCGCGTGCTGACGGTGAGTTTCGACAATCCGCCGCTGAACTTTCTCACGATGGCGATGATGCGCGAGTTCAAGCGCACACTCGACGACATCGCGCGCGATGCGAGCATCGGCGCGGTTGTCGTCACGAGCGCGCGGCCCGGCGTGTTCCTCACGCATTTCGACGTCGGCGAGATCAAGGCCATCGCGCAAGGGCTGTCGATCGCGGTGCCGCCCGCCGTCACCGGCGCGATGATGCGCATCGAGTCCGCGTGCAGCCGCGTGCCGGGCGTGCGCAGGCTGATCGAGCGGACGCCGCTCGCGGGCGTCGCGCAAATGAATCTGTTTCACGAGGTGACCGCGCGCATGCGCGCGATGGACAAGGTGTTCATCGCGGCCGTCAACGGCCGTGCGATGGGCGGCGGCTGCGAGATCGCGCTCGCGTGCGATCTGCGGCTGATGGCGGACGGCAGCGTCGACGGCGGGCAGATTCTCGCGCAGCCGGAAATCTTCATCGGCCTCTTGCCGGGCGGCGGCGGCACGCAGATGCTCGCGCGCTCGGTCGGCATCGCGCGCGCGTTGGAGCTGTGCCTCGACGGCCGCCTGCTGTCGCCGCGCGAGGCGTTCGAGCTCGGCCTCGTCAATCGCGTCGTGCCGGGCGAGCGTCTGCGCGATGAGACGATGGCGCTCGCCGAGCGTCTCGCGCGGCGGGCGAGCCATTCGGTTCGCGCGATCAAGCGCGCGATCTACGATGGCGCGTCGCTGCCGTTTCGCGACGGGATGGCGGTGGAGAAGGCCGGGTTCCTGTCGGCGGCGACGCAGGGCCGCACGCGGCACGCGATGGCCGCGTACGCGGATCACGTGTCGTCGTTGATCGAAGATGGGGAAGATATCAGCGTCGATCAACTGCGCACGTGGATCGACGGGGTGGCCGTCGATTTTTCCCGTTAG
- a CDS encoding DUF3574 domain-containing protein — MPAFHSTWIGGIALIAAVAVAALPGCATAPQPVASDARCTQAGGTRELQADLLFGRDIAGHGSVTDAQRERFVADVVTPRFPDGLTTWDTHGQWRDRATLGIVREASFVIRIIAADSPATLDSLAAIRRAYVEQFRQQSVGLVLTRVCASF, encoded by the coding sequence ATGCCAGCTTTTCATTCGACATGGATCGGCGGCATCGCGCTGATCGCCGCCGTCGCCGTCGCCGCGCTGCCCGGCTGCGCGACGGCGCCGCAACCGGTCGCAAGCGACGCGCGCTGCACGCAAGCGGGCGGCACGCGCGAGTTGCAGGCGGATCTGCTGTTCGGCCGCGACATCGCCGGCCACGGCTCCGTCACCGACGCGCAGCGCGAGCGCTTCGTCGCCGACGTCGTCACGCCGCGCTTTCCCGACGGGCTCACGACGTGGGACACGCACGGCCAATGGCGCGATCGCGCAACGCTCGGCATCGTGCGCGAGGCAAGCTTCGTGATCCGTATCATCGCCGCCGACTCGCCCGCGACGCTCGACAGCCTTGCCGCGATCCGCCGCGCGTACGTCGAGCAGTTTCGTCAGCAATCGGTTGGGCTCGTGTTGACGCGGGTTTGCGCGTCGTTCTGA
- a CDS encoding tetratricopeptide repeat protein: MKKLLAAVGLSLLLVSAAANVAVPSLQQIQQSIAQGNWQRADAQLSQVIDAYPDNARARYLYGQVLDREGRPAEALEQIERAKSLDPQLRFTDPSRFAQTEARVRADARRTAAQTSRSATSGGMLVAPQAQAQAQAQSQFAAAPAAPAHRGPSAGMWIGIAVVIGAIALVLRWTLRRARSTDDKRADDERRAQLKRATDVLNDVRPLKLDARLSTAPGAAALNGEIEALEAQARELVETLSNGQNPAPPYRLDELEKQFASLKARVEGRPDPNAAAASAPGGAGSVFAQEADRLTGAQGQPPYSPYPPQPQQQPPVVIQQGGGFGGGMGGLLTGVLLGEAMSHGRERVIERDVIVDDEARRRAAADPGIDFGQGGSWDSGGSDGGGIDLGSNGDDWSNNG; the protein is encoded by the coding sequence ATGAAAAAGCTTCTCGCAGCCGTCGGATTGTCGCTGCTTCTCGTGTCGGCCGCCGCCAACGTGGCGGTGCCGTCGCTGCAGCAAATCCAGCAATCGATCGCGCAAGGCAACTGGCAACGCGCCGACGCGCAGCTCTCGCAAGTGATCGACGCGTATCCGGACAACGCGCGCGCCCGCTATCTGTACGGCCAGGTGCTCGACCGCGAAGGCCGCCCCGCCGAGGCGCTCGAGCAGATCGAGCGCGCGAAATCGCTCGATCCGCAGTTGCGGTTCACCGATCCGTCGCGCTTCGCGCAGACGGAAGCGCGCGTGCGCGCCGACGCGCGCCGGACGGCCGCGCAGACCTCGCGCTCGGCGACGTCGGGCGGCATGCTCGTCGCGCCGCAAGCGCAGGCCCAGGCCCAGGCGCAATCGCAATTCGCCGCGGCGCCCGCCGCGCCCGCGCACCGCGGGCCGTCGGCCGGCATGTGGATCGGCATCGCAGTCGTGATCGGCGCGATCGCGCTCGTGCTGCGCTGGACGCTGCGCCGCGCGCGCTCGACCGACGACAAGCGCGCCGACGACGAACGCCGCGCGCAACTGAAGCGCGCGACCGACGTGCTCAACGACGTGCGCCCGCTCAAGCTCGACGCGCGGCTGTCGACGGCGCCCGGCGCCGCCGCGCTCAACGGCGAGATCGAAGCGCTCGAAGCGCAGGCGCGCGAGCTCGTCGAGACGTTGTCGAACGGCCAGAATCCGGCGCCGCCGTACCGGCTGGACGAACTCGAGAAACAATTCGCGAGCCTGAAGGCGCGCGTCGAAGGCCGCCCCGATCCGAACGCGGCCGCAGCGAGCGCGCCCGGCGGCGCGGGCTCGGTGTTCGCTCAGGAAGCCGATCGGCTGACGGGCGCGCAAGGCCAGCCGCCCTACTCGCCGTATCCGCCGCAGCCGCAACAGCAGCCGCCCGTCGTGATCCAGCAAGGCGGCGGCTTCGGCGGCGGCATGGGCGGGCTGCTCACGGGCGTGCTGCTCGGCGAGGCGATGTCGCACGGCCGCGAGCGCGTGATCGAGCGCGACGTGATCGTCGACGACGAAGCGCGGCGCCGTGCGGCCGCCGATCCGGGCATCGACTTCGGCCAGGGCGGCAGTTGGGACAGCGGCGGCTCCGACGGCGGCGGCATCGATCTCGGCAGCAATGGCGACGACTGGAGCAACAACGGTTGA
- a CDS encoding threonine/serine dehydratase, whose translation MSTSPHHPAHLTINGEPIPTLDEIAAQHFALTPWVTRTPVFERADLPSLDNTHVNLKFELLQASGSFKARGAFTNLLALGEARKSAGVTCVSAGNHAAAVAYAAMRLGTSAKVVMFDTASPARIALCRQYRAEVVMASSPAEAFEIVRRIEAEEGRFFVHPFNGYHTILGTATLGYEWATQTPDLDAVIVPIGGGGLAAGMSTALRLANPRVHVYGVEPEGADAMSRSFAANHPVRMGAMHTIADSLMAPHTEEYSYELCRRHVDRIVTVSDDALRAAMLYLFTHLKVAVEPACAAATAALLGPLRESLQGRRVGVLLSGTNIDSTALAAHLEHAQLHRTSRP comes from the coding sequence ATGTCGACCTCACCTCACCACCCCGCTCATCTGACGATCAACGGCGAGCCGATTCCGACGCTCGACGAAATCGCCGCGCAGCACTTCGCGCTCACGCCGTGGGTCACGCGCACGCCCGTGTTCGAGCGCGCCGATCTGCCTTCGCTCGACAACACGCACGTGAACCTCAAGTTCGAGCTCCTGCAGGCGAGCGGCAGCTTCAAGGCGCGCGGCGCGTTCACGAACCTGCTCGCGCTCGGCGAGGCCAGGAAGAGCGCGGGCGTCACCTGCGTGTCGGCGGGCAACCACGCGGCGGCCGTCGCGTACGCGGCGATGCGGCTCGGCACGAGCGCGAAGGTCGTGATGTTCGATACCGCGAGCCCGGCGCGCATCGCGCTCTGCCGCCAGTACCGCGCGGAAGTCGTGATGGCGTCGAGCCCCGCCGAGGCGTTCGAGATCGTGCGGCGAATCGAGGCGGAGGAAGGCCGCTTCTTCGTGCATCCGTTCAACGGCTATCACACGATCCTCGGCACCGCGACGCTCGGCTACGAATGGGCGACGCAGACGCCGGACCTCGACGCGGTGATCGTGCCGATCGGCGGCGGCGGCCTCGCCGCGGGCATGTCGACCGCGCTGCGGCTCGCGAATCCGCGCGTGCACGTGTACGGCGTCGAGCCGGAAGGCGCGGACGCGATGAGCCGCAGCTTCGCCGCGAATCATCCGGTCCGCATGGGCGCGATGCACACGATCGCCGATTCGCTGATGGCGCCGCACACCGAGGAATACAGCTACGAGCTGTGCCGCCGCCATGTCGACCGGATCGTCACCGTATCGGACGACGCGCTGCGCGCGGCGATGCTCTATCTGTTCACGCATCTGAAAGTGGCGGTCGAGCCCGCGTGCGCGGCCGCGACGGCCGCCCTGCTCGGGCCGCTGCGCGAATCGCTGCAAGGCAGGCGCGTCGGCGTGCTGCTGTCGGGCACCAACATCGATTCGACGGCGCTCGCCGCGCATCTCGAGCATGCGCAGCTGCATCGGACGTCGCGGCCGTGA
- the argE gene encoding acetylornithine deacetylase, with product MPVLDATAPSASPSASSAEPISLPWVKRLVSIDTTSRVPNLGLIEMVRDALAEAGVASTLTHDARDGWANLFATIPAHDGTTDGGIVLSGHTDVVPVDGQQWDSDPFTPQVRDGKLYGRGTCDMKGFIGAALALLPEMRAARLAQPIHFALSFDEEIGCVGAPLMLADLKARGVAPAGCIVGEPTGMRPVIAHKGINLYRCCVRGHAAHSSLTPKGLNAIEYAARLICHIRDLADEFRAQGPFDELYDVPFTTAQTSLVQGGNAVNTVPAECQFTFEFRNLPALDPDAIFARIDAYARDTLLPRMRREHPNAAIEFSKIAAAPGLDAAEQDAITQLVRALTADQDKRKVAYGTEAGLFQRAGIPSVICGPGHIEQAHKPNEFVELEQLASCERFLRKLVQGMTLA from the coding sequence ATGCCCGTTCTCGACGCAACGGCACCGTCCGCGTCCCCATCCGCTTCGTCCGCCGAGCCGATCAGCCTGCCGTGGGTGAAACGGCTCGTGTCGATCGACACGACGAGCCGCGTGCCGAATCTCGGCCTCATCGAAATGGTTCGCGACGCGCTCGCCGAGGCCGGCGTCGCGTCGACGCTCACGCACGACGCCCGCGACGGCTGGGCGAACCTGTTCGCGACGATTCCCGCGCACGACGGCACCACCGACGGCGGCATCGTGCTGTCGGGCCATACCGACGTCGTGCCGGTCGACGGCCAGCAATGGGACAGCGATCCGTTCACGCCGCAAGTGCGCGACGGCAAGCTCTACGGCCGCGGCACCTGCGACATGAAGGGCTTCATCGGCGCGGCGCTCGCGCTGCTGCCCGAGATGCGGGCGGCGAGGCTCGCGCAGCCGATCCACTTCGCGTTGTCGTTCGACGAGGAGATCGGCTGCGTCGGCGCGCCGCTGATGCTCGCCGACCTGAAGGCGCGCGGCGTCGCGCCCGCCGGCTGCATCGTCGGCGAGCCGACCGGCATGCGCCCCGTGATCGCGCACAAGGGCATCAACCTCTATCGCTGCTGCGTGCGCGGCCACGCCGCGCATTCGTCGCTGACGCCGAAGGGCCTGAACGCGATCGAATACGCGGCGCGCCTCATTTGCCACATTCGCGATCTCGCCGACGAATTCCGCGCACAGGGCCCGTTCGACGAGCTGTACGACGTGCCGTTCACCACCGCGCAGACGAGCCTCGTCCAGGGTGGCAACGCGGTCAACACGGTGCCCGCCGAATGCCAGTTCACGTTCGAGTTCCGCAACCTGCCGGCGCTCGATCCCGACGCGATCTTCGCGCGCATCGACGCGTACGCGCGCGACACGCTGCTGCCGCGGATGCGGCGCGAGCATCCGAACGCGGCGATCGAATTCTCGAAGATCGCCGCGGCGCCCGGCCTCGACGCGGCCGAGCAGGACGCGATCACGCAGCTCGTGCGCGCGCTCACGGCCGACCAGGACAAGCGCAAGGTCGCGTACGGCACCGAGGCGGGCCTGTTCCAGCGCGCGGGCATTCCAAGCGTCATCTGCGGGCCGGGCCACATCGAGCAGGCGCACAAGCCGAACGAGTTCGTCGAGCTCGAGCAGCTCGCGTCGTGCGAACGTTTCCTGCGCAAGCTCGTGCAAGGCATGACGCTCGCGTGA
- a CDS encoding PspA/IM30 family protein: MSLFDSISRTIKGLLNDAADSVQDPSRDARQIVRELDDSIGRAENSLIEIEAQVATQRSKRDTADERAKKYEDGAKRALQSGDEGLAREALAAQANAEAERDALARELETLEPSVDKLKGQIADMRARRNELNARSNILQAKQEIAQAKDVAATALGGIGGKNLSEDFQKLEDKVTLSNARSDARLNSADTNSGRALDDKLAALNKGPSVEDRLEALKKQLNTPAQ; this comes from the coding sequence ATGTCGCTTTTCGACTCTATTTCGCGCACGATCAAAGGTCTGCTGAACGACGCGGCGGACTCGGTGCAAGATCCGTCGCGCGACGCGCGGCAGATCGTGCGGGAGCTCGACGACAGCATCGGCCGCGCGGAAAACTCGCTGATCGAGATCGAGGCGCAGGTCGCCACGCAACGCAGCAAGCGCGACACGGCCGACGAGCGCGCGAAGAAATATGAAGACGGCGCGAAACGCGCGCTGCAGTCGGGCGACGAAGGCCTCGCGCGCGAAGCGCTCGCCGCGCAGGCGAACGCCGAGGCCGAGCGCGACGCGCTCGCGCGCGAGCTCGAGACGCTCGAGCCGTCGGTCGACAAGCTCAAAGGCCAGATCGCCGACATGCGCGCGCGCCGCAACGAACTGAACGCGCGCTCGAACATCCTGCAGGCGAAGCAGGAAATCGCGCAGGCGAAGGACGTCGCGGCCACCGCGCTCGGCGGGATCGGCGGCAAGAACCTGTCCGAGGATTTCCAGAAGCTCGAGGACAAGGTCACGCTGTCGAACGCGCGCTCGGACGCCCGCCTGAACTCGGCCGACACGAACAGCGGCCGCGCGCTCGACGACAAGCTCGCGGCGCTGAACAAGGGCCCGTCCGTCGAGGACCGCCTCGAAGCGCTGAAAAAGCAACTGAACACGCCGGCGCAATAA
- a CDS encoding penicillin-binding protein 1A, whose amino-acid sequence MPIIKRPPSSRATNEHHYSLRRSPAGAYYTDDTDEDDDRAQRRTSGGSRTFGSRVALWFVGLFATLLAVGALVVGYALVVMGPQLPSLDALTNYQPKVPLRVYSADHVLLGEFGEERRSLVRFADIPDVMKKSVLAIEDYRFYEHGGVDFLGILRAGVADILHGGARQGASTITMQVARNFFLSSEKTYTRKIYEMLLAYKIERALTKDQILELYMNQIYLGQRAYGFAAAARVYFGKDLKDVTLAEAAMLAGLPKAPSAYNPIVNPKRAKVRQEYILKRMLEIGYITQQQYDQAVKEEIRVRTPGNQYAVHGEYVAEMVRQMMYAQYKDETYTRGLTVTTTINAADQEAAYQAVRRGIMDYERRHGYRGPEGFVALPPAGDERDEAIDDALADHPDNGDLQSAVVLAASPTALEVQFVGGATTTINGAGLRFAAGALSARASAALKIKPGSIVRVMKDARSAWQIVQLPQVEGALVAIAPQDGAIRSLVGGFDFNKSKFNHVTQAWRQPGSSFKPFIYSASLEKGLGPATIINDAPLYFPPSVPGGQPWEPKDDDQPDGPMPMRTALQRSKNLVSIRILASIGTSYAQDYVTQRFGFDPAKTPPYLPMALGAGLVTPLQLAAGYAVFANGGYKVDPYLIAEVDDARGQALQKAQPVAAGANATRTIDARNAYVMNSLLHTVATAGTGAGTNALGRGDLQGKTGTTNDAKDGWFAGYQQSLVAVAWMGFDQPKSLGSREFGAQLALPIWVNYMRTALSGAPEQQMAMPDGLTTIDGELYYADRTPGAGFVASVDFNPAASPTVSANDALGSAGAGGLTPPPVTPEEKRQIIDMFEGNKP is encoded by the coding sequence ATGCCTATTATCAAACGACCGCCTTCCTCCCGCGCCACGAACGAGCACCATTATTCGCTACGACGTTCGCCCGCCGGCGCCTATTACACCGACGACACCGATGAAGACGACGACCGCGCGCAGCGCCGCACGAGCGGCGGCTCGCGCACGTTCGGCTCGCGCGTCGCGCTGTGGTTCGTCGGGCTGTTCGCGACGCTTCTCGCCGTCGGCGCGCTGGTCGTCGGCTATGCGCTCGTCGTGATGGGGCCGCAACTGCCGTCGCTCGACGCGCTCACGAACTATCAGCCGAAGGTGCCGCTGCGCGTGTACAGCGCGGACCACGTGCTGCTCGGCGAGTTCGGCGAGGAGCGCCGCAGCCTCGTGCGCTTCGCGGACATCCCCGACGTGATGAAGAAGTCGGTGCTCGCGATCGAGGACTACCGCTTCTACGAGCACGGCGGCGTCGATTTTCTCGGCATTCTGCGCGCGGGCGTCGCCGACATCCTGCACGGCGGCGCGCGGCAGGGCGCGAGCACGATCACGATGCAGGTCGCGCGCAACTTCTTCCTGTCGAGCGAGAAGACTTACACGCGCAAGATCTACGAGATGCTGCTCGCGTACAAGATCGAGCGCGCGCTCACGAAGGACCAGATCCTCGAGCTGTACATGAACCAGATCTATCTGGGCCAGCGCGCGTACGGCTTCGCGGCCGCCGCGCGCGTGTACTTCGGCAAGGACCTGAAGGACGTGACGCTCGCCGAGGCGGCGATGCTCGCGGGGCTGCCGAAGGCGCCGTCCGCGTATAACCCGATCGTCAATCCGAAGCGCGCGAAGGTGCGTCAGGAATACATCCTGAAGCGGATGCTCGAGATCGGCTACATCACGCAGCAGCAGTACGACCAGGCGGTGAAGGAGGAGATCCGCGTGCGCACGCCGGGCAACCAGTACGCGGTGCACGGCGAGTACGTCGCCGAAATGGTGCGGCAGATGATGTACGCGCAGTACAAGGACGAGACCTACACGCGCGGCCTGACGGTCACGACGACGATCAACGCGGCCGACCAGGAAGCCGCGTACCAGGCGGTGCGCCGCGGGATCATGGACTACGAGCGCCGCCACGGCTATCGCGGGCCGGAGGGCTTCGTCGCGCTGCCGCCCGCGGGCGACGAGCGCGACGAGGCGATCGACGATGCGCTCGCCGATCATCCGGACAACGGGGACTTGCAATCGGCCGTCGTGCTCGCCGCGTCGCCGACGGCGCTCGAGGTGCAGTTCGTCGGCGGCGCGACGACGACGATCAACGGCGCGGGGCTGCGTTTCGCGGCGGGCGCGTTGAGCGCGCGCGCGTCGGCGGCGCTGAAGATCAAGCCGGGCTCGATCGTGCGCGTGATGAAGGACGCGAGAAGCGCATGGCAGATCGTGCAGCTGCCGCAGGTCGAGGGCGCGCTCGTCGCGATCGCGCCGCAGGACGGCGCGATTCGCTCGCTCGTCGGCGGCTTCGATTTCAACAAGAGCAAGTTCAACCACGTGACGCAGGCGTGGCGGCAGCCGGGCTCGAGCTTCAAGCCGTTCATCTATTCGGCGTCGCTCGAAAAGGGCCTCGGGCCCGCGACGATCATCAACGACGCGCCGCTGTATTTCCCGCCGAGCGTGCCGGGCGGCCAGCCGTGGGAGCCGAAGGACGACGACCAGCCGGACGGCCCGATGCCGATGCGCACCGCGCTGCAGCGCTCGAAAAACCTCGTGTCGATCCGGATTCTCGCGTCGATCGGCACGTCGTACGCGCAGGACTACGTGACGCAGCGCTTCGGCTTCGATCCCGCGAAGACGCCGCCGTATCTGCCGATGGCGCTCGGCGCGGGCCTCGTCACGCCGCTGCAGCTCGCGGCCGGCTACGCGGTGTTCGCCAACGGCGGCTACAAGGTCGATCCGTATCTGATCGCCGAAGTCGACGACGCTCGCGGCCAGGCGCTGCAGAAGGCGCAGCCTGTCGCCGCCGGCGCGAACGCGACGCGCACGATCGACGCGCGCAACGCGTACGTGATGAACAGCCTGCTGCACACCGTCGCGACGGCGGGCACGGGCGCGGGCACGAACGCGCTCGGCCGCGGCGACCTGCAGGGCAAGACGGGTACGACGAACGACGCGAAGGACGGCTGGTTCGCGGGCTATCAGCAATCGCTCGTCGCGGTCGCGTGGATGGGCTTCGATCAGCCGAAGAGCCTCGGCAGCCGCGAATTCGGCGCGCAGCTCGCGTTGCCGATCTGGGTGAACTACATGCGCACCGCGCTTTCCGGCGCGCCCGAGCAGCAGATGGCGATGCCCGACGGGCTGACGACGATCGACGGCGAGCTGTACTACGCGGATCGCACGCCGGGCGCGGGCTTCGTCGCGAGCGTCGACTTCAACCCGGCCGCGAGCCCGACCGTGAGCGCGAACGACGCGCTCGGCTCGGCGGGCGCCGGGGGCCTGACGCCGCCGCCCGTGACGCCGGAGGAGAAGCGGCAGATCATCGACATGTTCGAAGGCAACAAGCCTTGA